The following are encoded in a window of Onthophagus taurus isolate NC chromosome 3, IU_Otau_3.0, whole genome shotgun sequence genomic DNA:
- the LOC139429273 gene encoding uncharacterized protein isoform X2, whose product MDVNVQNDQNIIILDVKENVAPGAQQQLLRLNDKSKQDDEEEQYDSDDSSSSSSSSDSSDSEPYSSDDSIKDPNYNTDSSSSSDLHNKLFNTVESSDKTDVKKKRTRKRKAEPSDWKKFRAKRLRNSGKSYKTLGKGLEVAGRQIKPPCDDSKCKQKCSTKFTEEERLFLFQNYWDMSDIVKQRTYILSLMQEVNPTYKYPRNTESRAANHAFFL is encoded by the exons ATGGACGttaatgttcaaaatgatcaaaatattatcattcttgatgttaaagaaaatgtagCTCCTGGAGCACAACAACAACTGCTTAGACTTAATG ATAAAAGCAAGCAAGATGACGAGGAAGAACAATACGATTCAGACGATTCTTCATCTTCATCTTCATCGAGTGACTCGTCTGACAGTGAACCCTATTCATCAGATGATTCAATTAAAGATCCGAATTATAACACGGATTCATCGTCAAGTTCAgatttacataataaattgtttaatactGTTGAATCATCAGACAAAACAGACGTTAAGAAGAAAAGAACAAGGAAAAGAAAAGCAGAACCATCAGACTGGAAAAAGTTCCGTGCTAAACGTTTGAGAAACTCTGGCAAATCGTACAAAACGTTGGGAAAAGGATTAGAAGTTGCAGGACGACAAATAAAACCACCATGTGATGATTCTAAGTGCAAACAGAAATGCAGCACCAAGTTTACTGAAGAAGAAAGgttgtttttgtttcaaaactaTTGGGACATGAGTGatattgtaaaacaacgtACTTACATTCTATCACTTATGCAAGAAGTTAACCCTACATACAAGTATCCACGCAATACCGAAAGCAGGGCTGCAAATcatgctttttttttataa
- the LOC139429273 gene encoding uncharacterized protein isoform X1: MRKPGKFNHKFNIAFFVPKKDHCQACVTFENSSEEEKKKLEDKHNSHIEEKQLSREEKKTDKERSSSLYQVACFDLQATLPTPNGQVSSFYYRSKLSTYNFTVADLTQKGQGSVNCYLWHEGQGKRGAIEIGTSLLHYLKEKAAVCNNDNLEIVFYSDNCTGQQKNKFIIAAYLYAVANYKIKAINHKYLITGQRPFFNRKERQKGFKIRSHLYAISVCSYNTNLKKTGKPYNVIELSHEDFFDLKHLTEQTTVNFQKNTDGETFKMADASVIRVEKSHLDSFFYKTSFKCPDFKEVKLISGRRSRTPLSTFSGFEMKKVYSNPLPVAKKKYEDLMYLVKTNAIKKCHSYFYTSLSSE, from the coding sequence ATGCGAAAACCAGGGAAATTTAATCACAAGTTTAATATAGCCTTCTTCGTGCCAAAAAAAGATCACTGCCAAGCTTGTGTCACTTTTGAAAATTCTAgtgaagaagagaagaaaaagttAGAAGACAAACATAACTCTCACATTGAAGAAAAACAATTGAGCAgggaagaaaagaaaacagacAAAGAGAGAAGTTCTTCCTTGTATCAAGTTGCTTGTTTCGATTTGCAGGCTACTCTACCAACTCCTAACGGGCAAGTCTCATCGTTTTATTACAGATCCAAATTGTCAACTTACAATTTTACGGTGGCAGATCTTACTCAAAAAGGACAAGGATCTGTAAACTGTTACTTGTGGCATGAGGGACAAGGGAAGAGAGGAGCAATTGAAATAGGAACAAGTTTATTGCACtacttaaaagaaaaagctGCTGTTTGTAATAATGACAATCTTGAAATAGTATTCTATTCTGATAATTGCACAGgccaacaaaaaaacaaattcatCATTGCAGCTTATTTGTATGCCGTAGctaattataaaatcaaaGCAATTAATCATAAATACCTTATTACTGGGCAACGTCCATTCTTTAATAGAAAGGAACGTCAAAAGGGCTTTAAAATCAGGTCCCATTTATACGCCATCTCAGTATGCAGCTATAATACAAACCTCAAAAAAACTGGCAAACCTTATAACGTTATAGAGCTGTCGCATGAAGACTTTTTTGACTTAAAGCACTTAACTGAACAAACCActgtaaattttcaaaaaaacacaGACGGAGAGACTTTCAAAATGGCTGACGCCTCAGTAATTAGGGTTGAGAAAAGTCACTTAGACTCGTTTTTTTATAAGACATCTTTTAAGTGCCCAGATTTTAAAGAAGTCAAATTAATTAGTGGAAGACGTTCAAGGACGCCTCTCTCCACTTTTTCaggttttgaaatgaaaaaagtttaCAGTAATCCTCTACCTgttgctaaaaaaaaatatgaggaTCTGATGTATTTAGTGAAAACCAACGCTATAAAGAAATGCCACAGTTACTTTTATACTAGTTTAAGTTCAGAGTGA